The following proteins are co-located in the Sandaracinaceae bacterium genome:
- a CDS encoding YbbR-like domain-containing protein has product MMPMDPRARSARKGHWLTRNLGLKVASLTLSVLFYSWVHGSEDVRRSVDVDILVIPPSDASGRILTSEVPPRVRLTLHGSRSAINSMVSASLPPVELDLRRGDLDVYYFSEEQFDLPAGVSLTQMAPASIPLSWEQRVERGVPVEVETVGELRSGLVLTGPPVLVPNTLGVVGPESAVDGLGVLLTEPVNLATLREGTVERRLHVLGLPELTRFTGESQVSVTYRVGRNLETRTFRGLEVEPLNGTYRRARPSAVRIEVRGLREIIGDITPDQLVPVVDLEGVTPAIGSASVRVQVRGLPSGVEVVSVQPAEILVVR; this is encoded by the coding sequence ATGATGCCGATGGACCCGCGCGCACGCTCGGCGCGCAAGGGGCACTGGCTGACGCGCAACCTCGGGCTGAAGGTCGCGTCGCTGACCCTGAGCGTGCTCTTCTACTCGTGGGTGCATGGCTCCGAGGACGTGCGTCGCTCCGTCGATGTCGACATCCTGGTCATCCCCCCCAGTGACGCATCGGGTCGCATCCTCACGAGCGAGGTCCCCCCGCGCGTGCGCCTCACACTGCACGGGAGCCGCTCCGCCATCAATTCGATGGTCAGCGCCAGCCTCCCCCCGGTGGAGCTGGACCTGCGCCGCGGCGACCTCGACGTCTACTACTTCAGCGAAGAGCAGTTCGACCTGCCGGCCGGTGTGAGCCTCACGCAGATGGCGCCTGCCAGCATCCCGCTCAGCTGGGAGCAGCGCGTCGAGCGCGGCGTGCCCGTCGAGGTAGAGACCGTGGGCGAGCTGCGCAGTGGCTTGGTCCTGACGGGGCCCCCCGTGCTGGTGCCCAACACGCTCGGGGTGGTGGGTCCAGAGTCCGCGGTCGACGGCCTCGGTGTGTTGCTGACCGAGCCCGTGAACCTCGCCACGTTGCGCGAGGGTACGGTCGAGCGCCGCCTGCACGTGCTGGGGTTGCCAGAGCTCACACGCTTCACCGGTGAGTCCCAGGTCAGCGTGACGTACCGCGTGGGGCGCAACCTGGAGACGCGCACGTTCCGCGGCCTCGAGGTGGAGCCCCTCAACGGCACGTACCGCCGCGCGCGCCCGTCGGCGGTGCGCATCGAGGTGCGCGGTCTGCGCGAGATCATCGGCGACATCACGCCGGACCAGCTCGTGCCCGTGGTGGATCTCGAGGGGGTGACCCCGGCGATCGGGTCGGCCTCGGTGCGCGTCCAGGTCCGAGGCCTGCCCTCCGGCGTCGAGGTGGTCAGCGTCCAGCCGGCGGAGATCCTGGTGGTGCGGTGA
- a CDS encoding TIGR00159 family protein, translated as MLDFLVELYGLLASGVTSFFERSVADVLRDVFDIAIVATLIYALLAMLKGTRAMQMAIGLGLLLVGYGAARQFGLLTTWQLLDKLTTYVVLIVVVIFQADIRRALTRVGSSQLFRGQRTAKETQVIEEVIKAASQLAAKRIGALIVFERGTSLAEFMEEGTALDATVSKELLYTIFIPSFENPMHDGALVIRDGRVWQAGAFLPLAGAVDRTLGARHRAALGITQETDAVVVVVSEERGAVSLCFDGNIVRNLDARSLRDALFGLFYRPTRNSRPPPPSSGRISLVSGETTIPTRPEPRDATPTVQAKTVRTGPEEQP; from the coding sequence ATGCTTGACTTCCTCGTCGAGCTCTACGGCCTGCTCGCCAGCGGTGTGACCAGCTTCTTCGAGCGATCGGTCGCCGACGTGCTGCGCGACGTGTTCGACATCGCCATCGTCGCCACGCTGATCTACGCGCTGCTCGCCATGCTGAAGGGCACACGGGCGATGCAGATGGCCATCGGGCTCGGCCTCTTGCTGGTGGGCTACGGGGCGGCCCGGCAGTTCGGTTTGCTCACCACCTGGCAGCTGCTCGACAAGCTTACGACGTACGTGGTGCTGATCGTGGTCGTGATCTTCCAAGCGGACATCCGGCGCGCCCTCACGCGTGTGGGGAGCAGTCAGCTGTTCCGCGGGCAGCGCACTGCGAAGGAGACGCAGGTCATCGAGGAGGTCATCAAGGCGGCCAGCCAGCTCGCGGCGAAACGCATCGGCGCGCTGATCGTCTTCGAGCGCGGCACGTCGCTGGCGGAATTCATGGAGGAGGGCACCGCGCTCGACGCGACGGTGAGCAAGGAGCTGCTGTACACCATCTTCATCCCGAGCTTCGAGAACCCCATGCACGATGGCGCGCTGGTCATCCGCGACGGACGTGTGTGGCAGGCGGGGGCTTTCCTGCCGCTCGCGGGTGCCGTGGATCGCACGCTCGGAGCACGCCATCGCGCGGCCCTCGGCATCACCCAGGAGACGGACGCCGTGGTGGTCGTGGTGAGCGAGGAGCGCGGCGCGGTGTCGCTGTGCTTCGACGGAAACATCGTGCGCAACCTCGACGCGCGCTCGCTGCGCGACGCGCTCTTCGGGCTGTTCTACCGCCCCACGCGCAACAGCCGTCCGCCCCCGCCGTCGTCTGGGCGCATCTCCCTCGTGAGCGGTGAAACGACCATCCCCACGCGGCCAGAGCCACGCGACGCCACGCCCACCGTCCAGGCCAAGACGGTGCGCACGGGTCCGGAGGAGCAGCCATGA
- the folP gene encoding dihydropteroate synthase yields MPGGTSHRDRSAQPAPLTSRGAGVLRCAVWGVLNVTPDSFSDGGQFLAAQDALARGLSLGAAGADVVDVGGESTRPAGRTYGAGYERVGVDEEVRRTEPVVAGLVAQGVTVSIDTTKAEVARRAAQQGARFVNDVSMGASDALLEVVADTGLTLVLMHNRGRGEVAGAQIAYDDVVRDVMRELSEAASRAVRVGVPADRIWVDPGIGFAKTATQSAALLARTHELVALGYPVLVGPSRKSFIAELAPRPSGERPGPDQRVFGTAAAVTAAVLGGAAAVRVHDVDEMRQVVDVAVGLRAAGWRASEGPHA; encoded by the coding sequence ATGCCGGGGGGCACGTCGCATCGAGACCGTTCCGCACAGCCCGCTCCACTCACCAGCAGAGGGGCGGGCGTTCTCCGTTGTGCGGTCTGGGGGGTGCTCAACGTCACGCCCGACTCGTTCAGTGACGGGGGGCAGTTCTTGGCGGCCCAGGACGCGCTCGCGCGAGGGCTGTCGCTCGGGGCCGCGGGGGCCGACGTGGTCGACGTCGGTGGCGAGTCCACGCGCCCGGCGGGCAGGACCTATGGGGCGGGGTACGAGCGGGTCGGCGTGGACGAAGAGGTCCGTCGTACGGAGCCCGTCGTCGCAGGTTTGGTCGCCCAAGGGGTGACGGTCAGCATCGACACCACCAAGGCAGAGGTGGCTCGCCGCGCCGCGCAGCAAGGCGCGCGCTTCGTGAACGACGTCAGCATGGGGGCCAGCGACGCGCTCCTGGAGGTCGTGGCGGACACGGGGCTGACGCTGGTGCTCATGCACAATCGCGGACGAGGAGAAGTCGCGGGCGCGCAGATCGCGTACGATGACGTGGTGAGAGATGTCATGCGCGAGCTCTCGGAGGCCGCCTCGCGGGCCGTCCGCGTGGGCGTGCCGGCCGACCGAATCTGGGTCGACCCTGGCATCGGGTTCGCCAAGACAGCGACGCAGAGCGCGGCGCTGCTCGCGCGTACGCACGAGCTCGTGGCGCTCGGCTACCCAGTGCTGGTGGGCCCCTCGCGCAAGTCGTTCATCGCCGAGCTGGCGCCACGTCCGAGCGGTGAGCGTCCTGGCCCGGATCAGCGTGTGTTCGGTACGGCCGCCGCGGTGACGGCGGCGGTGCTCGGCGGAGCGGCCGCGGTGCGCGTCCACGACGTGGACGAGATGCGGCAGGTGGTGGATGTGGCGGTCGGCCTGCGCGCAGCGGGTTGGCGCGCCAGCGAGGGGCCCCATGCTTGA
- a CDS encoding ATP-dependent metallopeptidase FtsH/Yme1/Tma family protein — translation MKQSHKTLLLWVLLILMFVAIWTMVSSHSEPPRAVAFTDFVHDIQAGKVAEVTVRTQDGTGHYRYTVRGPDGDRPEAQPRETFGILSDQVNEMLMQSDARVEFQPKEENILSGVLLTWLPMLFLLGIFFFFMRQLQASGGKAMSFGKSKARLLNESQNKVTFADVAGIDEAKDDCEEIIAFLKDPKKFQRLGGRIPKGVLLMGAPGTGKTLLARAIAGEAGVPFFSISGSDFVEMFVGVGASRVRDLFEQGKKHAPCIIFIDEIDAVGRHRGSGLGGGHDEREQTLNQLLVEMDGFESTDGVIIVAATNRPDVLDPAILRPGRFDRRIIVARPDLGGRLGILQVHTRKVPLHDDVELEIIARGCPGFSGADLENLVNEAALLAARQDKDFVSMQDFEMAKDKVLMGSERRSMVISEKEKKTTAWHEAGHTLVANLLPNHDPIHKVTIIPRGPALGVTMSLPSEERLSYSAAWVRDRIAMALGGRIAEEIVFGQLTTGASDDFKKATQLARSMVTEWGMSEKLGPLAYVEKEDSGFLGSNHHKDYSEQTAKEIDDEVRMIIREQYARARSVLEENRDKLDAIAEALLERETLDREEIEAIMGGGPLPPNRHIVIPSYAEKRRDQKDKKKGSIFQPRPREVPSAG, via the coding sequence GTGAAACAGAGCCACAAGACCCTGCTCCTCTGGGTCCTCCTCATTTTGATGTTCGTCGCCATCTGGACGATGGTGTCCTCGCACAGCGAGCCGCCGCGCGCCGTGGCGTTCACGGACTTCGTGCATGACATCCAGGCGGGCAAGGTCGCGGAGGTGACCGTTCGCACGCAGGATGGGACCGGCCACTATCGCTACACCGTGCGCGGCCCTGACGGAGACCGGCCGGAGGCGCAGCCGCGCGAGACGTTCGGCATCCTGAGCGACCAGGTCAACGAGATGCTCATGCAGAGCGACGCGCGCGTCGAGTTCCAGCCCAAAGAGGAGAACATCCTCTCGGGTGTGCTGCTGACGTGGCTGCCGATGCTGTTCCTGCTCGGCATCTTCTTCTTCTTCATGCGCCAGCTTCAGGCCTCGGGCGGTAAGGCGATGAGCTTCGGCAAGTCGAAGGCGCGCCTCCTGAACGAGAGCCAGAACAAGGTCACCTTCGCGGACGTCGCGGGCATCGACGAGGCCAAGGACGACTGCGAAGAGATCATCGCGTTCCTCAAGGACCCGAAGAAGTTCCAGCGGCTCGGCGGGCGCATCCCGAAGGGCGTGCTGCTCATGGGCGCGCCGGGCACGGGCAAGACGTTGCTCGCGCGCGCCATCGCTGGCGAAGCGGGCGTGCCCTTCTTCAGCATCTCCGGGTCCGACTTCGTCGAGATGTTCGTCGGCGTGGGCGCCTCCCGCGTGCGCGACCTGTTCGAGCAGGGCAAGAAGCACGCGCCCTGCATCATCTTCATCGACGAGATCGACGCCGTGGGGCGGCACCGCGGCAGCGGCCTCGGCGGTGGGCACGACGAGCGCGAGCAGACGCTCAACCAGCTGCTCGTCGAGATGGACGGCTTCGAGTCCACCGACGGCGTGATCATCGTCGCCGCGACGAACCGCCCCGACGTGCTCGACCCCGCCATCTTGCGCCCCGGTCGCTTCGACCGCCGCATCATCGTGGCGCGCCCCGACCTCGGCGGGCGCCTCGGCATCCTGCAGGTGCACACCCGCAAGGTCCCGCTCCACGACGACGTCGAGCTCGAGATCATCGCGCGCGGCTGCCCGGGCTTCTCGGGCGCCGACCTCGAGAACCTGGTCAACGAAGCCGCGCTGCTCGCCGCGCGTCAGGACAAGGACTTCGTGTCCATGCAGGACTTCGAGATGGCCAAGGACAAGGTCCTCATGGGCTCCGAGCGTCGCTCGATGGTCATCAGCGAGAAGGAGAAGAAGACCACCGCCTGGCACGAGGCAGGTCACACGCTGGTGGCGAACCTGCTCCCCAACCACGACCCGATCCACAAGGTCACCATCATCCCCCGCGGTCCCGCGCTGGGCGTGACCATGTCGCTCCCGTCCGAAGAGCGCTTGAGCTACTCGGCGGCCTGGGTGCGCGACCGCATCGCCATGGCGCTCGGCGGGCGCATCGCGGAGGAGATCGTCTTCGGCCAGCTCACCACGGGCGCCTCGGACGACTTCAAGAAGGCCACCCAGCTGGCGCGCTCCATGGTCACCGAGTGGGGCATGAGCGAGAAGCTCGGGCCGCTGGCCTACGTCGAGAAGGAGGACTCGGGCTTCCTCGGCAGCAACCACCACAAGGACTACTCCGAGCAGACCGCCAAGGAGATCGACGACGAGGTCCGCATGATCATCCGCGAGCAGTACGCGCGTGCGCGCTCGGTGCTCGAGGAGAACCGCGACAAGCTCGACGCCATCGCGGAGGCCCTGCTGGAGCGCGAGACCCTGGACCGCGAGGAGATCGAGGCCATCATGGGTGGCGGCCCGCTGCCCCCCAACCGGCACATCGTCATCCCCAGCTACGCCGAGAAGCGCCGCGACCAGAAGGACAAGAAGAAGGGCTCCATCTTCCAGCCGAGGCCGCGCGAGGTGCCCAGCGCCGGCTGA
- the tilS gene encoding tRNA lysidine(34) synthetase TilS gives MSSDARVGVPEALRATVHRTLRSRGLVRRGARVLVACSGGPDSVVLADVLVDLAKTLALTVEVASVDHGLRPESSDEVRSVAALSAAWGVPFHPLRLTLQPGPGVQARAREARYAALQALRRDRQADVVAVGHTRDDQAETVLARVLRGSSVRGLRGIWPARHDAVVRPLIDCTREDVHAYLAARRADPSDARSNGLVAVSDPSNDDRAYERVRLRRDTLPALLAEDADVVRHLAELADDARDLVALGEHVGAALLAVALANTPAGSRVVAVAPLRAALPAARREALRQLVESADPSRTSPRRAPLLELERAVLGPPGAHVLLGGGLAYRRVGDRLDELRGASGRDNDSGGLRPGSEETTKLYV, from the coding sequence GTGTCTTCTGACGCGCGCGTCGGCGTCCCCGAGGCGCTGCGCGCCACCGTCCACCGAACCCTTCGGAGCCGCGGCCTCGTGCGTCGCGGCGCCCGCGTCCTCGTCGCGTGTTCAGGCGGGCCTGACTCCGTGGTGCTCGCCGATGTGCTCGTCGACCTCGCGAAGACGCTGGCGCTGACCGTGGAGGTCGCCTCCGTGGATCATGGGCTGCGCCCGGAGTCGTCCGACGAGGTGCGGAGCGTCGCCGCCTTGTCTGCGGCGTGGGGAGTCCCCTTTCATCCGCTGCGGCTCACCCTCCAGCCGGGTCCAGGGGTCCAAGCGCGTGCGCGCGAAGCACGGTACGCTGCGCTCCAGGCGTTGCGCCGTGACCGCCAGGCGGACGTGGTCGCGGTCGGGCACACCCGGGACGACCAGGCCGAGACGGTGCTCGCGCGGGTCCTGCGCGGCAGCTCCGTGCGTGGGTTGAGGGGGATCTGGCCAGCGCGACACGATGCGGTCGTGCGACCGCTCATCGACTGCACGCGCGAGGACGTCCATGCCTACCTCGCGGCCCGGCGCGCCGACCCGTCGGACGCCCGAAGTAACGGCTTGGTGGCTGTCTCCGACCCAAGCAACGATGACCGTGCCTACGAGCGTGTGCGCCTGCGCCGCGACACCCTGCCTGCCCTCCTCGCCGAGGACGCAGACGTCGTGCGCCACCTCGCCGAGCTCGCGGACGACGCGCGCGACCTCGTCGCGTTGGGCGAGCACGTGGGCGCGGCGTTGCTCGCGGTCGCTCTGGCCAACACCCCTGCTGGGAGCCGCGTGGTCGCCGTCGCACCCCTCCGCGCGGCCTTGCCAGCGGCCCGCCGCGAGGCGCTGCGTCAGCTCGTCGAGAGCGCAGACCCGTCTCGGACGAGCCCGCGGCGGGCGCCCCTGCTCGAGCTCGAGCGCGCGGTCCTCGGGCCACCCGGGGCGCACGTCCTGCTCGGGGGCGGGCTGGCCTACCGGCGCGTCGGCGACCGCCTCGACGAGCTTCGCGGGGCATCGGGAAGAGACAACGATTCAGGGGGGTTGCGCCCTGGCTCGGAAGAGACCACAAAGTTGTATGTGTAA
- a CDS encoding winged helix-turn-helix transcriptional regulator, with protein sequence MSAGNDDEPVHDPLRAAKQDLDPILETFVYLYTESRRATKDLAREHGLTGPQVTVLKLLDAVGDLSLSELSERIKARNSTITGIVDRMQRDELVLRRRSQRDRRVIEIVLTPKGRQMARAIPVQPMQMFASALRALPPEDVEALRRILRTMSDHVRAQTEDPST encoded by the coding sequence ATGAGCGCGGGCAACGACGACGAACCCGTCCACGATCCTCTCCGAGCGGCCAAGCAAGACCTGGACCCCATTCTCGAGACGTTCGTGTACCTGTACACGGAGAGCCGCCGCGCCACCAAGGACCTCGCCCGCGAGCATGGCCTGACCGGCCCGCAGGTGACCGTGCTGAAGCTCCTCGACGCGGTCGGCGACCTGTCACTCTCGGAGCTCTCCGAGCGGATCAAGGCACGCAACAGCACGATCACGGGCATCGTCGACCGGATGCAGCGGGACGAGCTGGTGTTGCGTCGACGGTCGCAGCGTGATCGACGCGTGATCGAGATCGTGCTGACCCCCAAGGGTCGACAGATGGCGCGGGCCATCCCCGTACAGCCCATGCAGATGTTCGCGTCGGCCCTGCGCGCGCTGCCGCCCGAAGACGTCGAGGCGCTGCGACGCATCCTGCGCACCATGAGCGACCACGTGCGCGCCCAGACCGAAGACCCGTCCACCTGA
- a CDS encoding enoyl-CoA hydratase/isomerase family protein, producing MQDRAYGAITVHQDGHVATITLNNPDRKNALSPRMVNELLYALDDARDEASVRVVVLTGAGESFCAGGDLKQMAGDGPELERRGDFDDLLLRFTQLGKPVVAAVRGYAMGGGVGLVAAADFAIAADDATLGTPEIKRGLFPMMIMAPLQRVVPRRALMNMMLLGDKLSAREALDLGILSHVVPAAELEDKVAEVSAKLAAQSPTAMRMGLAAFHHQADLPIREAVPYLRDQLHALLGTEDAKEGLMAFFQKRAPVWKGR from the coding sequence ATGCAAGACCGAGCCTACGGAGCCATCACCGTCCACCAGGACGGACACGTCGCGACCATCACGCTGAACAACCCCGACCGCAAGAACGCGCTCTCGCCACGGATGGTCAACGAGCTGCTGTACGCGCTCGACGACGCGCGCGACGAGGCGAGCGTGCGGGTCGTCGTGCTCACGGGTGCGGGAGAGTCCTTCTGCGCTGGAGGCGACCTCAAGCAGATGGCCGGGGACGGTCCGGAGCTCGAGCGGCGTGGCGACTTCGACGACCTCCTCCTGCGCTTCACCCAGCTCGGCAAGCCCGTGGTGGCGGCCGTGCGCGGCTACGCGATGGGCGGCGGCGTAGGCCTGGTGGCTGCGGCCGACTTCGCCATCGCCGCGGACGACGCGACGCTGGGCACCCCCGAGATCAAGCGGGGGCTGTTCCCGATGATGATCATGGCGCCACTGCAGCGTGTCGTGCCACGGCGCGCCCTCATGAACATGATGCTCCTCGGCGACAAGCTGAGCGCGCGCGAGGCGCTCGACCTCGGAATCCTCTCGCACGTCGTGCCCGCCGCGGAGCTGGAGGACAAGGTCGCCGAAGTGAGCGCCAAGCTCGCAGCGCAGAGCCCGACGGCCATGCGCATGGGGCTCGCGGCGTTCCATCACCAAGCCGACCTGCCCATCCGCGAGGCCGTCCCCTACCTACGTGATCAACTGCACGCGCTGCTCGGCACCGAGGACGCGAAAGAAGGCCTGATGGCCTTCTTCCAGAAGCGCGCCCCGGTCTGGAAGGGGCGCTGA
- a CDS encoding DUF642 domain-containing protein has protein sequence MSTSRALRLLSPVLAFLLSLALGGAPPAAARRSGPSVTPVQTPEGVLENQALLAAQQGGYELRGCEQFASRAGAPGQVVLQLRMVGGQLQVSAAQNRGGARFTGCLEQTMANVVLRTAQQSGRGLPYNTGFVTVNVTLSQGTTQPVPTTPAYPPQPVPTPTPQYATVFQEQGRFTVRNVRLEGQGPAITVASGGVIRGTMEVQHNCPGCGGAINQVIVGLAGEAQAQACVWNGGAYTRGFETVGFQLTIPNQPGTYEVRVRYAQAYGCQQGALGWWRVDRPAGPDARSTIAVVTVAAQQPPPVVQPPPVVVPPAQQGNLIQNGGFEQPQLRHGGWQVYGGLPGWQLSGGPGIEVQNNAAGRPAEGTQLIELDSHASSAIYQDVQTVPGQYYELRVAFSARPGTPRIDNSVVVALDGRVVHTLEADGTNQGDTQWTYQSIQFQATGAVTRIEFRHVGRSNGLGGYLDDISLSPMGGRGRGRGRGRGRGR, from the coding sequence ATGAGTACGTCTCGCGCGCTGCGCCTCCTCTCCCCCGTGCTGGCCTTCCTGTTGTCTCTGGCGCTCGGTGGGGCTCCCCCCGCAGCGGCGCGTCGAAGCGGACCCTCCGTCACACCCGTCCAGACACCGGAGGGTGTGCTCGAGAACCAGGCCCTGCTCGCCGCGCAGCAAGGTGGATACGAACTGCGAGGCTGCGAGCAGTTCGCGTCGCGGGCCGGTGCGCCGGGGCAAGTGGTCCTCCAGCTCCGCATGGTGGGCGGTCAGCTCCAGGTGAGCGCTGCGCAGAACCGCGGCGGCGCGCGCTTCACGGGCTGCCTCGAGCAGACCATGGCCAACGTCGTCCTGCGCACCGCGCAGCAGAGCGGACGGGGGCTGCCCTACAACACGGGCTTCGTCACGGTGAACGTGACCCTGTCGCAGGGGACCACGCAGCCCGTGCCCACCACGCCAGCGTATCCCCCTCAGCCCGTGCCCACCCCCACGCCGCAGTACGCGACGGTCTTTCAGGAGCAGGGACGCTTCACGGTGCGGAACGTGCGCCTCGAGGGCCAGGGGCCCGCGATCACCGTCGCCAGCGGGGGCGTCATCCGCGGCACCATGGAGGTGCAGCACAACTGCCCCGGCTGCGGCGGCGCCATCAACCAGGTCATCGTCGGGCTCGCTGGAGAAGCTCAAGCCCAGGCCTGTGTGTGGAACGGTGGCGCGTACACACGCGGCTTCGAGACCGTCGGCTTCCAGCTGACCATCCCCAACCAGCCAGGCACGTACGAGGTCCGGGTGCGCTACGCACAGGCCTATGGCTGCCAGCAGGGTGCGCTCGGCTGGTGGCGTGTCGATCGCCCCGCGGGCCCGGACGCGCGCTCGACCATCGCCGTCGTGACCGTGGCGGCTCAGCAGCCGCCGCCCGTCGTGCAGCCGCCGCCCGTCGTCGTGCCGCCCGCCCAGCAGGGGAACCTCATCCAGAACGGCGGGTTCGAGCAGCCACAGCTGCGCCACGGCGGCTGGCAGGTGTATGGGGGGCTCCCGGGCTGGCAGCTCTCGGGGGGGCCAGGCATCGAGGTCCAGAACAACGCCGCCGGTCGTCCGGCCGAGGGGACCCAGCTGATCGAGCTGGACAGCCACGCCTCCTCGGCCATCTATCAGGACGTCCAGACTGTCCCCGGCCAATACTACGAGCTGCGCGTGGCGTTCAGTGCCCGTCCCGGTACGCCGCGCATCGACAACAGCGTGGTCGTGGCGCTCGATGGTCGCGTGGTGCACACCCTCGAGGCCGACGGAACGAATCAGGGCGACACGCAGTGGACCTATCAGTCCATCCAATTCCAGGCGACCGGGGCCGTCACGCGCATCGAGTTCCGCCACGTCGGCCGCTCCAACGGCCTGGGCGGCTACCTCGACGACATCTCGTTGTCGCCGATGGGTGGGCGGGGGCGCGGTCGAGGACGTGGGCGGGGTCGCGGCCGCTGA
- the recJ gene encoding single-stranded-DNA-specific exonuclease RecJ: MTSDTGRKDTTVARRGYRVRTPDVSRAQGLGRELGLGAAVAQVLLHRALGDAADARAFLQPTLAGLSDPSTMLGREAACERLAHAAKHGQRVAVFGDYDVDGTTSTAILSDMLEALGAEVVPFVANRFVGGYGFSEPALEACLAVDPAVIVTCDCGSSDHARIDAARRRGVDVIVVDHHLVPEEPLPALAFLNPHQPGCGFAFKWMCSAGLAFSLGAGVRATLGASLDVRPWLDLVALGTVADVMPLEGDNRRLVRAGLKLLGAPQARPGIAALRENARVRPGTPIGGQDIGFKFGPRLNAAGRLADPVLTLELLRAREPARARMLAARIEQLNDERKAVERTVTEEAVAQALSVYGENPTSGIVVAARGWHRGVVGISAARLVDRFGVPAVVVAIDEAGVGHGSGRTPDGYHLHGAFSACRSDLLKFGGHAMAAGLSVAEGRLDALRAGFSSATPRQELERPMPIVDVEIGSGFPLPKAAELEGLEPLGEGNPAPVFALPARVIDSRAVGDGQHLKLTLRAAGERLTAFQRDAGPSADEVPPELVVIGTLSADHYRGGGALECSVQALVPP; encoded by the coding sequence GTGACGTCCGACACGGGGCGCAAGGACACCACCGTGGCCCGGCGCGGCTACCGGGTGCGCACCCCCGATGTGTCCCGCGCGCAGGGGCTGGGGCGCGAGCTCGGGTTGGGTGCCGCCGTCGCGCAGGTCCTGCTGCATCGGGCGCTGGGCGACGCGGCCGATGCCCGTGCCTTCCTGCAGCCCACCCTCGCGGGGCTGAGCGATCCGAGCACCATGCTCGGTCGCGAGGCGGCATGCGAGCGCCTCGCCCACGCGGCGAAGCACGGGCAGCGTGTCGCGGTGTTCGGAGACTACGACGTGGACGGCACCACCAGCACCGCGATCCTGAGCGACATGCTCGAGGCACTCGGGGCCGAGGTGGTGCCCTTCGTCGCCAACCGTTTCGTGGGTGGCTACGGCTTCAGCGAGCCTGCGCTCGAAGCCTGCCTGGCGGTCGACCCCGCCGTCATCGTCACGTGCGACTGCGGCAGCAGCGATCACGCGCGCATCGACGCGGCGCGACGGCGCGGTGTGGACGTGATCGTCGTGGATCACCACCTCGTCCCCGAGGAGCCGCTCCCCGCGCTGGCCTTCCTGAACCCCCATCAGCCTGGCTGCGGCTTCGCGTTCAAGTGGATGTGCAGCGCCGGGCTCGCCTTCTCGCTCGGGGCCGGGGTGCGAGCGACGCTCGGCGCGTCACTCGACGTGCGCCCGTGGCTCGACCTGGTTGCCCTCGGCACCGTCGCGGACGTCATGCCGCTCGAGGGTGACAACCGGCGGCTGGTCCGCGCCGGGCTCAAGCTGCTGGGCGCCCCGCAGGCGCGCCCCGGGATCGCAGCCCTGCGTGAGAATGCGCGCGTGCGTCCGGGCACGCCCATCGGCGGTCAGGACATCGGCTTCAAGTTCGGACCGCGCCTCAACGCCGCAGGTCGCCTCGCGGACCCTGTCCTCACGCTCGAGCTGCTGCGCGCGCGCGAGCCCGCCAGGGCACGGATGCTCGCGGCGCGCATCGAGCAGCTGAACGACGAGCGCAAGGCCGTCGAGCGCACGGTCACGGAGGAGGCCGTTGCCCAAGCGCTGTCCGTCTATGGCGAGAACCCGACCAGCGGCATCGTGGTCGCCGCCCGGGGCTGGCATCGCGGGGTGGTGGGCATCTCCGCCGCACGCCTGGTGGACCGCTTCGGCGTCCCGGCCGTCGTCGTGGCGATCGACGAGGCGGGGGTGGGGCATGGAAGCGGTCGAACCCCGGACGGATACCACTTGCACGGCGCCTTCAGCGCCTGTCGCTCCGATCTCCTCAAGTTCGGTGGGCACGCCATGGCGGCGGGGTTGTCGGTCGCGGAGGGTCGCCTCGACGCGCTGCGCGCCGGTTTCTCCAGCGCGACGCCCCGACAGGAGCTCGAACGTCCCATGCCCATCGTGGACGTGGAGATCGGCAGCGGCTTCCCGCTACCCAAGGCGGCCGAGCTCGAAGGGCTCGAGCCGCTCGGCGAGGGTAACCCCGCGCCGGTGTTCGCGTTGCCCGCGCGTGTCATCGACAGTCGCGCCGTGGGGGATGGTCAACACCTCAAGCTCACGCTGCGTGCCGCGGGCGAGCGGCTGACGGCGTTCCAGCGCGACGCGGGCCCGAGCGCGGACGAGGTGCCCCCCGAGCTGGTGGTCATCGGTACGCTCTCGGCCGACCACTATCGTGGCGGCGGGGCGCTCGAGTGCAGCGTCCAGGCGCTCGTTCCCCCCTGA